A window of Physeter macrocephalus isolate SW-GA unplaced genomic scaffold, ASM283717v5 random_1562, whole genome shotgun sequence genomic DNA:
GGAAGTGCCATAGGAGCCCACCAGAGCAGGAGGTCCGGTCAGGGcacactccccatccccctctgACTCCTCCTCCCGCACAGGCCCCTCCTCCTCCGGTTCAGAGCCGCGAATGATGTCGTGGATGCCCAGCAGAAGGCTGTAGTCCATGATCTTCAGCTGCACTAGGAACTGAGACCCCACTGACAAATCAGAAGCCCCAGATCTCCCTCTCCACTCCCAGGTACCACCCTTATACCTCCATCCCTGAATTTCCGGGGCCCTCCTGGGGAAAAGAAGTGTAAAAATTGAGGGTTGGGAGTATACCATTGCCCTTTATTACCTAATTGTCCTGGGTATCTAAGATCGTTCTTTTAGCTCAAGCCAACCACCCCCTCCATAAGTCACCTCTAGAGGA
This region includes:
- the LOC114485603 gene encoding phosphatidylinositol 5-phosphate 4-kinase type-2 gamma-like; translated protein: MVYSQPSIFTLLFPRRAPEIQGWRYKGGTWEWRGRSGASDLSVGSQFLVQLKIMDYSLLLGIHDIIRGSEPEEEGPVREEESEGDGECALTGPPALVGSYGTSPEGIGGCIHSHRPLGPGEFESFIDVYAIRSAEGAPQKEVYFMGLIDILTQYDAKKKAAHAAKTVKHGAGAEISTVHPEQYAKRFLDFITNIFA